A window of Cydia pomonella isolate Wapato2018A chromosome 25, ilCydPomo1, whole genome shotgun sequence genomic DNA:
GGAGAGACACCACTAACCCTCGCTACTCATACAATAAAAGCAAAACTTAAAGATATTGCtgaaaaaagatttattacAGAAGACAGTTTGGATTTAGATCTTATCCAGAGGCAGATAGAGCTGGACCGTGAAGATATTAGGGTTTATTGTGTGTCACAATCTCGAGCCATCACCAACAAGCTGAAAGCTTTAACAAAGCATCACATCAACCTCCATATTGAACAGAAATTCAGTAAGAAAGTAACACATCTCATAGTTGATGCTGAAGATGGCATCTGTGACTCCAGCCTTGAAGTCCTACAAGGCATTGTCAACAACCTATGGATTTTAACTACAAAATGGGTCACTACATCTACTAATGATAACTTAGCATCCTTCGAAGAGTATGAAGTGCACGGTGTCGGTACAACTACTTACAGAGGCCCCAAAAATGCACGgtacaataaatataagcaACTGCCTGGAATTTTCAATGGCTGTCACTTTTACTTCCACAGcttcaatacaaaatataagattTCAGATAAAATAGAAGTTACCAAAGCTATTTTAAGTAAGCTGGTTACGGATGCAGGAGGAGTAGCCCTCAGACGGGCTCCGAACCCAGAGTCTATACCCGAAGCGGAGAAGCTGGTCCCATATCATGCACAGCAAGGTAGCAAGCTGTACAACTGTtcacattacataatatacaagGACATGTATGAGCCACTCTACAACATGGTGCATCTGAAGGCGCTGCCCATCGGCTGGCTCATTGAGTGCATTGAGAAATACCAGCTCTGTGAACCTTGGTGAAAGTTGGGCATAAGAATCACTATGTATTGTATTAGTTCGTTATTTTCTGTTGAAAAATCACAACACTCATgattatgttattttttcttCCATTAAGTATGAgttcattaatattattaaatactttaaagaatttgaatgttaatttttacatataacATACCTTACACTTTGTTCCTGTGGGACACCAAGCATCAAACGGGGATGTATGGGATATATTGCAATATTTGCAAAACTCTGAGCATTGACGGGGAGATGGGATACCAAGTTTCAAACGGGGACATGTCCCTGGTGTCCCTGTACCACATACCTTACTTTAGTACCCTTttagtaaaaacattttaaatcgaTTAGCGAAGGCCATAGAGAAATTAGATGTACACGCACACAGAGAAATTAGAAGTACAGGCACACTTGCAAAAACCAGATGTGACAAAATTACAAGCTTATGATATGAGCGAAACTTGatcatttattattacatatagcGCAGTGGTTACTGGAAGAATAGTAAAATAGCTAGAAATCATGGCACCCACAACCACATACGGAGTTTTGGATGAGAATATAGTGGGTTTCCGAGGGTTGGCGGGTGTACctttatatcataaacacaaacatcactcaaacgccaagctgcCGGGCgcaaaccttactcgaaagtgtgaaggttactttcacagcgtccgccataacacttGTAGTTGTCGGCGCCGTGGGCAcaactagtaacgacgcctttaggtgttcttggcgttcaaaaggagGTTTTCAGAAGTGCACTATATCTACATCAAAGAGAAACaaagttatataatataaacctTTGATCTACATAGATTTC
This region includes:
- the LOC133531596 gene encoding BRCA1-associated RING domain protein 1-like, whose amino-acid sequence is MSKKDYNNLIKVLEDMNKCLFCVECHKFCKNPVTLSKCFHLICSEHLQDLSNCPKCKVSLNDCTTWSDDKLNDAVDAAKNLSAMFELSKENKFCDSVEQCPVNTAISLPDTPLSNVEAQKKTPAAEQNILNNSTISLASNVSKSGKTVEKRNNKGETALHIACRTGKADRVAQLLSEGASTNTKDNAGWTPLHEVVQNGRQDLLKLLLRHNTLVNVPGQGNETPLHEAIRYNHIDIAKDLVAYGADINARNCKGETPLTLATHTIKAKLKDIAEKRFITEDSLDLDLIQRQIELDREDIRVYCVSQSRAITNKLKALTKHHINLHIEQKFSKKVTHLIVDAEDGICDSSLEVLQGIVNNLWILTTKWVTTSTNDNLASFEEYEVHGVGTTTYRGPKNARYNKYKQLPGIFNGCHFYFHSFNTKYKISDKIEVTKAILSKLVTDAGGVALRRAPNPESIPEAEKLVPYHAQQGSKLYNCSHYIIYKDMYEPLYNMVHLKALPIGWLIECIEKYQLCEPW